A segment of the Corylus avellana chromosome ca2, CavTom2PMs-1.0 genome:
GGctttcctagagttcatcaatcagttgctaccCGAGACTAGTGAAActctgccagttaatacatatgaggcgaaaaagtttttGCGAGACATGGGACTAGGCTATGAGAAGATTCCAGCGTGCCGTAATGACTGTATGctattctggaagggcaataaagagttggattcatgtaccgtatgtggagaatctaaatggacggaagcaatcaatttagatgaggacGGTCAACCTATATCATCGGGCAAGAAACgtccggtgaaggtgttgcggtggtttccactcataccacgactacagaggttgtttatgtcagaaCATACAGCACgctttatgaggtggcatgcagaaggccgcactaaggatgacgtattgaggcatccagccgacggcttagcatggaagtcatttgacaatttacatcgggagttttcagcggacagcaggaatgtaaggctcggactaacctctgatggatttaatccatttgggaatATGACTACATcgcacagcacttggcctgtaatggtTGTAccatacaacttgcctccttggatgtgcatgaaacacacatcttttatactatcattgattatcccgggcccaagttcacctggaatggatatagatgtctaccttcaacccttaattgaagagttacaagaactatggaatgtaggggttcGCACATAtgacgtctcaaagaaaaataattttgttatgcgaGCGCAggtgatgtggacaattaatgacttcccagcatatgcagatttgtctggatggtctaccaagggtgagaaggcatgtccgtGTTGTATGAACTCGACATGgtcaaaatggttaaaacatggccataaatggtgttatatggggcacaggcgatacttgcccatggatcatccatgGAGACGAAACAAAAGCACATTTGACGGCAAcgtagaactagaatgtgcccctgatgtGCCAAGTAGAGATGAAGTCATaagccaattagaagggatggtgtttggggatgagaacgccGGTCAGGCAAGGGAggctgagaaaaaagaaagaaaaaagcagaAGACGAATAATGGCcatgtagtgtggaagaagaaaagtattttctttaggttgccgtattggaaagataatttattgcggaataatcttgatgttatgcacatagagaaaaacgtcatggacaacatacttggtacaatactggacattccagggaaaacgaaggacaacctcgccgcccgcttagatttgcaagaaatgggctTGAGATGTACACTTCATACATTTGTGGACCCGCAGGATGGTAAGACCTATTTTCAACAAGctacccacacgatgtccaaggatgataaaacacattttttgaaagtgctacgaaatgtaagggtgcccaacggatatgcctcgaacatttctcgttgtatacgacttaaggaccgtacgatatcggggttaaagagtcatgacagtcatgTACTGATGCAacagcttctacctattgcattgcgtggttCACTTCCAAGCAAtgtggttagacctcttgttgagatgtccaCATTCTTCAGGtgcctatgttcaacaacattgaccgaacAGGATATTGACCGACTACAGTGTGACATCTGtatcacgttgtgcaagatggaacaagtTTTCCCCCCCAACTTCTTTAcgagcatggttcatgtggtcgtgcatcttatccgtgaatgccgactcggtggacctGTACAGTATagatggatgtatccggcagagaggtaaaatttgtttacggatatatttctattttttggttTCAGGTGCCAATACATGACAAGTACTAACTAAACTGAAAATATGTATTggttcatatttaggagccttggagtattcaaatctaatgtgcgcaacaaagcggctcccgagggctgcattgcggagggctacatagcaactgaaTTGGTGACGTTTTGTTCGAGATATTTAGAGAATACACCAAcctttcacaataggatacaaagaaatctggatggttcaaagggaaatggaacacgagtccgactcgaccgaatcacaatgacacagatacacctgtatattatgttcaacttGGACGAGTTTCATCAATTGCGGATGTAAGTAGAGATCTTTTGTTGGTACATTGCATGCTCAATGAACTTGTGACAATATTGCtcgtattgaattataattaacataatttcgaattgtaggatgcacatagatacgcttaggcgatcatgcaatAGGGGACGAACAACAGAGGCTCAGTTGGAGACCCAACATTACGACTTGTTCTGCgagtggtaccgtgactacgtaagaatgatgtgatgttTACCTTATCACAATTGTCGGAGTTATTTGcgtgcaatttttaaaatcaactaaagCTAGTAACCGTGCGTTtccattgtacgtaatatattcataggtcgatcgattggacgagcGATCCAGGAAtgaacttggtgacaaattggtaatgcattgtagagggccgagggaggcagcagtcagatacaatagatatgtggttaacggcaagctgtttcgcactattgcatctgatgccggaaagaggactcagaacagcggggtgtgtgtgccgactCTTGAGGGCGACACGTACTACGGGAAGTTAACGGAAATAGTTGAGGTTGAGTATTACGACAGNNNNNNNNNNNNNNNNNNNNNNNNNNNNNNNNNNNNNNNNNNNNNNNNNNNNNNNNNNNNNNNNNNNNNNNNNNNNNNNNNNNNNNNNNNNNNNNNNNNNAAACCATGCAGTCTATGCATACAACTGCTCTTCCTTATATGGAACAGGGGTATACAGAAGTCCTAGTGACATGATTTAGTCTTTATTCACTGAGGTTAGCCTGATGTGAACCAGTGAGAAGTTTTGAAACTTTGTTATTTAGCATTGACAAATTTCCTCTTCTTCAATGAAAACATGAATGCCTAATGAGTGTACATGTACAACCTCAATAAAAAACACAATGCATTAACCGAAGTAGAGCCACtaaccaaaaatcaaaatgcataTTTATGGTAGAAAGATCAATTCAGATTAACTagggttattattattattattattattattatgtgcTTCATTCTTGTGGCCGTTCTCCTCCCTAGGAGTAGGCTTTCTTTGGGGTTTGCCCCAGCGCCaatattgtcatttttttttctcaataaagTCTTACTTAtataagggggaaaaaaaaaaattgtgtttacCAATATAATTTTATCTTACACTGTTTTATGTTCCATAATTTTGTGGGGAACCATCTATAATGCCATGTATGCATCAAGTTTTCtctcaagaacaaaaaaaaaaaaaacaagaaaaaaagagtgcATTAGGGATAGGATCAGCATAAATAGTGACACAAATTAGCTTTGGGAATCTACCATATATTGGGGTGGCCATGACCCACGAGTAATGTTCAGGCAGTTTTTAGTCGGAACAAGTTACATCGAGCTCATTTGGGTTTGCGATTCTTTTCTATTCTACTCTATCTGAatttaaaattgtgaatatcgaagagaaaaaatagttaaaattatatttaagttACTTgtagaatataaaatataataaaaatatatatatatatatatattacaaaaaaaataaataaataataatttggggTGGTTTTGAACCACTCCTAGGGGTGGTCGGGCCACCCCCAAGGTATCTAGGGGTGGCCGAGTTACCTTAGGGAGTGGATCGGCCACCCTTAATAGTGGTTTTGGAGTGGCTTGGCACCCCAAAAACAAGCGGGGGTGGCTGATCCACCCCTGGAAAACCACTCAGGGGTGGATTGGCCACCCCCGAAACGGAtggggggtggtcgagccaccctagtggctgcgagccacccctaaaaaGTACTTGGGGTACGTGGTCAATCCACCCTCTAGGGCAGTAGGAGCATGTCATTATGTAATATCATTTTTTAGACTTCCTTTGTTTGTATAACATTACTATTTTGATAATATCGTTTATATTCAGTCTTTCATGGATTATTAATGAAAGCCCCTACCATCAGGTTTATCCTGATAACACATTTTTTGCAGCCTCCAATTATTATGTgatacatcatcaatttaaaaaaaatgcaaaaaataaaagtgaaaacaatcacaccaaagaaaaaaaaaactgtagccATGCTAGACCCACGTGTCTGGCCGGCGATGAATGCCTCAAAACCTGCCAGCCGTGACCTGcatcaaaacccatttctaatgcaTCAAAACATatttctaatgtctcaaaacctatttctaatgcctcaaaacccgtttttaatgcctcaaaactcatttttagattcaaaagTAACACCTAGAGATGAAATGTTAACCCTTTagagattttatcaccctaaaatctagtgtattatTATCCaaacttatttttgtgcactttttttgtttttacttataTGTCGGTTATTAATTAATGGCTGTGAAATGGGTGTTATCAGGATTGTCTTGACAAAAGGTTTTCTCATTATTAATTCTTGATTCGTTTTTATATGTGCATTGACCGAAGATCACCAGCCACCAAAAGCGGAGACATCAACGGAatcaacaaataacaaaaacagTGGAGTGTTTAAAGATGGTAAGTGAATGaatttgttcctttttttttctttctttatctactaattaaaaatattaaaattaaagatatCAACCAATGACAAGAACACCCTATCATGGCAGATTTACGCCAGGACATGAGAATTATGTATGCATCGTTCCAATTCATTTTAGGATCCCTTAATCATATTCTTGGTTTTAGATATGTGAAATTTGTCATGTGGTGTTGAAGAAATCACATCCATTTGGTTgggcgtaaaatgatttttgaaaaatatttttttttgtattttttagtgtttggtgtgatggaaaataatagtcaatagaaaacaaccaaaaaaaaacttatttaaatttcataaaatggttttcccttttttgaaattgtaaatcATTTTCTGATTTTGAACTTCTCATTTTTAAACTACTAAGACTTTCACGGGACACAACTAAGACTTTTCTGGGATACCGCTGGGACCTCGTTGGGACCCACACAGAACATTGCTTGAACCTCGTCAGGACACTGCTGAGACTTGGCTAGGACACTGCTTGGCCTCCATTGGGACCCCACGGTGACATTGTCAGGACTTTGTTGGGACATCATCGATGTTCGGCCTAGGCCGAGACatgtatttgtcaatttttatgGTGGGTCCTGGCAATGGCTTGACAATATCCTTGCGGTGTCCTAGTGCACCACTGTCGGATCTCAAATTTTTAgattatcttttttattaaaacaaaaatttatactaatatttttatgttacgaagaaatattgattttcatagattaatatgattgaatgaaaatataataaatatttgtgattttccataTGCATcccaaaaaatgttttcgacaaaaaaaatgttttaatttctaAGAAAATATATGcgcccaaaaaaatattttccaatgaaaaccattttataCTGAAACAAATGGAGCATAAGACATTATTAAGGAAAACAAAGAGCAATTGTTGAATTGATACTTTTACTTTCACGTTCAAATGTAATGCTTGATTTTGCTTGCTGTTTTCAAGATGCATTTTACAGCTAAATagtacaaataattttttggtaattaccAGTCACAACCATTGGAGAGAATGGAGCTCAAACAATTCCAGTTGAAAGAGATGAAGGTGAGCTCCATCAACATGCAAGAATTTGAGAGAAACCccacattaataattttttagatgAAGGTGAGCTCCATCAACATTCTGAAACTTGTTGTTCTGTGTCGTACATGCAGGAGCTTGGAGGGATCACTTATTCCCACCTAATTACGTCACCTGTTTTGAATTTGTCAAGCTTGCATGCAAGGCACTCCTGGTCGTTCTTGGACAAGGTATATAACCAAGTATTCTTGACATTACTTGTAACTGTTATTGACATTACTTTGTAATCGTTTTTATGACCGACaagctaacaaaaaaaattaaatggattagcAAGTATAAGAGCTATATACAATGACAAAAACTGATTACAAATATTTAATCACTAATTTTTTCAAGTTGCTAACATGTATGCTGGCATTGACAAATATGGAACATGATCCTCTGGATATTAGAGGAATTATTTTTGTCTCTTCACTTTttgaagagacaaaaatatccttccaatataactaactgaccgaatattattcagttcaaataaaatggagaagattCTAATTcgacaaatatatatacttgtgtACAATATGCattaatttgtttcttatttatcGTACTTTGTATATTATGTTAAAAAGGATCTACCAAGATAAGAAAGATACAGGATAAGAAAGAGAAGCACACGTGGTCCGTTCAGATCATGAATGAACTTCTTCAACGTGTTTCCTCGTATGAAGATCATGTTAACACTGGGACGACCCCTGCGCCAGAAGTGACATCGCCAACAGAGGGCGAGACACGGCCTTATACTATTGCTGAAGGCAGCGTCACCAACAGCCCCACTTTCTGGAAAGAGCAGGAGCCAAATACACAGAAAGACAAGAGCAAGGAAAGTGAGGGTGAAGATAAGACTGGAGAAGGTAAATACCCTATATAACCTTTTTAGTCCTTTCTGATTAGCTTACAAAACTCCCAAGAGACTTTTAAGAGGGTGGGAGTTtgtgcttttaaatttttaatgtaaaattaaggttaaatatgaaattttataaaagtttcagggatataaaggttatttcatcaattttaatgTTCGTTTAAAGCCAAACCCTAATGGAATGGgtaaattacatcaaattaaaagctcgagaggtgaaattgagattttttaaactttggaaaCTCCAATAGTTAAGGAGCCCTTCGTATTGGGCAAGACTTTACCTTCCTTCCTATATCTCCGTTTACCTGGCTGAGTGGACAAGTGGGCATGTACTTATTTGCTCCGTGTTGTCTTGTGGTTGGGTTGCTTGTGGTAGCCCTAAGAAAGTTGATTATTGACTTGGGCAAAAGAGTTGTCCCTACTCCGCTTTATCACGGGTTGGTCGGCCTTAAATGCCGAGCATGCTCCTTCTACGAGGTAGAATAGGATcttctctagttcaaatgaactgaaaaatattcagttagttatatttgaggagtatttttgtattttcattttttgacgggacaaaaatacttctccattataactaactggatattctcttGTTCATTTAAACTGGAGTGAATCCTAATTTCAACGAGGGAGGTAAGGGTTGTCATTAATTTGATGATCCCAACTCTCAAGTATCCTAGGGAGTGTTTGGCAAACCCCATCATCCTCTCGCTTGTTACTGTTTATGTagaatttccaaaaaaataaaattactgcaaaacaattattattattattattttccactTTTTAGTACAAAAAGCTCAAAACTTTAtacacatcaatcattttcagCTACAATGGGAAAAATGGGTGCAGCCGCTAGCATAGGTTGAAGAGCCTAGTTAATTGGGTAAACACTTATTTGTTAATCTGGAGATGAAACTCTTGACGCAGCCACTCTTCTGTTGAGCGATTGTAGCTCTTTCACATTTTGTGCGCGGTTGTATCTCTAGCATTGTTgcaattttctctaaatttgcTTCGATCCTTTTTCTGAACATAATGAATCCTATGAATTTTCTATATGCGACTCCAAATGCGCATTTTGCCGGATTGAACTTCATCTTATACTTCCCTCAAGATGCTAAATGTTTCCTCCATATCAGACAGGTGACGTTGTGCCTTGATGCTTTTAATAAACATGTCATCAACGTAGACTTCTCCATTTTTACGGATCTGATAGTTTTCACAAGCCTCTAATATGTTGCTCCAGCATTCTTCAATTCGAATGGCATGACCTTGTATGAATATAACCCCTGATACGTGACAAAAGAAGTTTTCTCCTACTATGTCTTATGCTCAAATAATTTAATCTGTGAATAACAACTTATATTTACTACAAACTTTGAATGTCAACATAAATATCGATATAAAATCATTTGAAATTTAGGGCATAATTCCCAACATTTCAAgtgttttctctctttctctctatatttgttttgagttcttttagaaagaaaatacagaaaCAACATCAGTTAGTGCTAGTTTCAGTACAAGagaagtacaaattttttatctgctacttatatttttctaatatatttgatttcatgACTTGTAATTGGAGTGGAAGTCATGACTCATGACTCCATAACAGATCACGAGTTAGAAAAAACATTAGACTAACCTCTTGAGATTAACAAAACTAAACTTGATAGCTCATATTAGCATTCAAATGATTTAAATAagttttaccttaatttttgacaaggaaaagagaaaacttaGCAATGATAATTGCAATCTATTTAATGAAAGGCCAAACATTACTTTACCTGCACAATGTTGTTTGCAGGTATAAACAAACCCCCTGGAGGGGCAAAGAACGAGACTACCATATTAATTACAGCTAAAAGTGGTGTCACCAAAATTGCGAAGAGCATCCTGGAACATTTTCCGGTTGCCATACAGGACATGAATGCAGACAAGAAGAGTCTAACGTTGTTGACGGTGCAGAAAAGGCAACCACATGAACTTTTGAACGgtaaaggaaaaacaaatttGTTTGCTTTAATCGATGAATTGAATGTTGTAAACAGTTTAATCAAAGCCCATTACACATTGTGTCATTGGCTGCAGGGACGGGAAAAAACCATGAAATGAAAAAGAGGGAAACTCCCATATTAATTGCTGCTAAAAACGGAATCACTGAAATTGTGGAGAAAATCCTGGAACGTTTTCCGGTTGCCATACACGATAGGAATGCAGAGAAGAAGAATATAGTGTTGTTGGCGGTGGAGAACAGGCAACCGCATGTATATAAACTCCTGCTCAAAAGAAATATCTTAAAAGACACAGTGTTTCGAGTGGTAGACAACGAAGGAAACAGTGCCTTGCATCTGGCGGCAAAGCTTGGAGACTATAAGCCATGGCTAATTCCTGGTGCAGCATTGCAAATGCAGTGGGAAATCAAGTGGTACGAGGTATGATCCCAAATTTCATTtacttaaccttttttttttcttctgattattgatttaatatttttttttaaaataaaaaattgttaattattattattatttttttccataggtcaaatattttttttaaaaatcataaaagtATAACCAAAACTAGAACATAATAATTCAATAATTTGTAGAATTTAAATATCTATGGACGCAATCCTTTTTGTATAACTAATATTCCGGCCATAAAAGCATGCCCAAATGCCAAATAAGCATTATGCTAGCTATAAATATGTCTCTCCTCAAAACCTGCATATAAGATTCTTACAAAATTTGTTAGAGCTCgaatttcttcataataatttcACTATAAAATAACTTTTCTCGAATAACTATGCTCCAAATAACGACAATTGTAATTCCAAATTGCAATTGTCCAGACAAAGCTTTCTAATccctattaattaaaaattattcaaatataatcCATTCCAATTACCCATGGAACCTTTAAACGCCAATATATATCCCATACAACTCTACCCTAACCCGAATTAGCCAAGCTCTCTTTTAGATTTCgtttgttttgacgtaaaatattttccgtcagaaaatgttttcagtgaAAAACACTTTATGGTGTTTGGCATgtatggaaaataaaaaattataaaaatgtcCCGACTAAGTTCCGGTCAGGTTTCGGCTGTGTTCCAACCATTTCCCGGTGGGGTCCTGGCTAGGTCCTAGTTGGGTCCAAGGTAGGTCTCGTGCGGGTCTCAGTTGGGTCATAGTGGGGCCTTGGTTGGGTCCTGACGGGTCCCGGGTAGGGGCTCGGTGGGTCCCAGTAGGGTCTCAAGTAAGTCCCGACATGGTTTGAACTGGGTCTATTGATTTGAAAATAAGatgttcaaactcaaaaaatggtttatggtttttaaaaatggaaaccattttttgaaaattaaagaaaaatgtttcagTCAAACGGagaatattttccgttgactattattttacgtcgcaccaaacaacaaaaaatacgaaaaacattttccatAAATTATGTTAGgttgaaacaaacggagccttacTCAAAGGATTTGTCGAGGCATCTAAAAATGCCTAAACAAATTTTAATGAGTTTTTGCTTCGGTAAGTGAAAATAGTTTATTCTTTGTATGAGTTAGCATTGTCAAGAATCTtaccatttttcattaattcacatgttctttttcaagaatttcaaaTCATGATCTCCAcacaaatcataaaataaatgtcTTAATTTTAAACTATTAGAAAGGACACcatcaaaacctttttttaaaaaaaataaaaaaaattgttgacctAATTTCGTCATCTCATTCATGGAAAAATATCTGGAGTATTACACTCTAAACAACAAGAGCTTAACgctaggggtgaaatagcggttgcggttagtggttagtggctaaaaccgctaaccgcaaccgcctaggcggttagtaaaatttactaaccgcctccgctaaccgggtagcggttaaccgcctaggcggttaaccgcccggttagcggttaaccgctttggaataaccgctttttttctaaccgcttttttgggctttttttgggcttttttctttggaccgattttgggccgggtttggaccgggtttgggccggttttgggctcactttaaacatttttttttctcattttaaacatttttttttccctttccatggccattttagcattaaaaattgctatataccaaaatcttgttggccaccttctacaaatctacacatcatataatatacaaataaaattacaacaaaatcatcacttcacttgtagtcttatacataaactcacaagcaagttcataaactcacacatagaaataaaataaaacacaaacaaattcataaactcacaagcaaccaaaaaaaccaacatatatggttaaacttgaagcttgaggctcatttcaatcaaccaaaaaaagttcataaactcacaacttattgttattatatatatataatatataaatatatattatatttaaaaaaaagcggttagcgggtagcggttagcggatttccaaaacccactaaccgctaaccgcaaccgcctaggcggttagcggtttttactaaccgctttcaaaacggttaggcggttagcggttaacggttataacggttagcggttagcggttgcggttaggcggttttaaatttcacccctacttAACGCTCTAAATGGACAATATCTTTAATACATGGGGGTGTCTCCTCCATCCAAATATGCTCATTATGCCTCAGGATAGCATCCTTCGCAAGTCCATGAGCCGCTGCATTTCCTGTACGAAGCTATCTCTACCCTCCCATCTTCTGTATCCTGTAAGCACTATTTTGAAATCATCCACGATGTGGCCGTATGTGCACCAGTTAGGAGAGTGAGCATTGATGGATTTGATAACTTGCAACGAATCCCCTTCTAAAATAGCATCCATCACTCCAATATCCCTGCCGAATTCCACTGCAAGTAACACTGCCATTGCCTCCCCTACCGCGGGTTCTTGGGTTTCCTGTTTAACTATGCTTAGGGCTGCAATCACCCCTCCTTCAGAATTTCGGATAATGACCCCACCCCCATCCTGTTCAAATATGTGTTAATGGCGACATCCCAATTGATTTTGTAAAAACCACCTAGAGGACAACACCACCTCACCATTCTTACTGTCTTGGCCTTGGGTTCACCTTTTCTCTAGTCTTCTTGGGCCTGTCCAAATTGTTTCAACAAATCCTCTGCATCATGCCCAAGATAATTTGGATGATGGAACAGTCCCCCGTGTACAACTGTATTTTGTCTGTTCCAAATACTTCGTGCTAGAATTGCAAACAAATCCATTTCCTCTTTATTGCACCTTTTGCTTATTACTTCCACAGCCTCCAAAAATTCAGATCGAGCACATTGAGCTTTTTGTATGGACTTATTACAAACTCCCCACACATCCCTTGAGGATGGACAATCCCACAATATATGTTTCA
Coding sequences within it:
- the LOC132169059 gene encoding ankyrin repeat-containing protein ITN1-like: MDHPWRRNKSTFDGNVELECAPDVPSRDEVISQLEGMVFGDENAGQAREAEKKERKKQKTNNGHVVWKKKNHQPPKAETSTESTNNKNSGVFKDVTTIGENGAQTIPVERDEGAWRDHLFPPNYVTCFEFVKLACKALLVVLGQGSTKIRKIQDKKEKHTWSVQIMNELLQRVSSYEDHVNTGTTPAPEVTSPTEGETRPYTIAEGSVTNSPTFWKEQEPNTQKDKSKESEGEDKTGEGINKPPGGAKNETTILITAKSGVTKIAKSILEHFPVAIQDMNADKKSLTLLTVQKRQPHELLNGTGKNHEMKKRETPILIAAKNGITEIVEKILERFPVAIHDRNAEKKNIVLLAVENRQPHVYKLLLKRNILKDTVFRVVDNEGNSALHLAAKLGDYKPWLIPGAALQMQWEIKWYEFVKDSMPLHFFTRYNKEAKTPKQIFTETHKDLIEKGCGWLDKTSESCSVVAALIATVAFATSSTVPGGVKEGEGTPTLENQPAFDIFAISSLVALCFSVTAVVMFLAILTSRYQERDFGRDLPTKLLVGLTSLFVSIASMLISFCAGHFFVLKDKLQYAAFPLYAVTCLPVTFFAVAQFPLYFDLIWATFKKVPQRSYKAVPL